AGGTCGTCCTCTAATTAAAAGCGTGTTCTGGCGTGTAGCAGCAGACAGGCGGGGGCACCCGCGTGCTCCAGGACAGcgccgctcccctctccggggtCCGGGGACACCAGCAAAACAGCTCAAAAATACGAGTTACACAAAGTCACCCCGCTCCCCGACCTCTGCGCCGCCGCCATAAATAGCAGCCATTTCCATCGGAAGGCACCGCGCTTGGCCGCTGAATTATTCATCAGGCGGATCCATGGAGCGCCAGCGGCCCCCCAGCCCGCAGAAGGCCGCCCTCCCCCTCGCAGAGCCGCCCCGGACGGGCGTGCCGCTCGGTCAGCGCTTAGCAGCGTTGATGGGATCGGCCCGACCTTACCTCCCGTAACTGGGTCGCTCGACCAGCCGACCGGGGCACTTCTCTGTCCCGCCCCCACACGGGCAGGACGCCTCCACCACCTCTCATCCACTGCCCCAGCTGCTGTCAGACAGCCTGATTAACACCCCCTTGCAGAAAAGGAGATCCAGTTACATGGAAGGCTTTGGGCCAGGCGGAAGAGTGCGCGGCAGCCAGCAGAACCGGCCTGACGGTAACCTGCCTCCGAAATGCAGCGCCCTACAGAAGGCACCTTCCGGAAAACGCGGAGTGGGAGTGGGGGGTGTCTCTGATGCGGGACCCGTGCCGGTCGTCCTGTCTCTCGGTGCTCAGCGGCTATATGCTCACCATCTGTTGCTCAGCACACGAAACAAAAATGGTGCCTTTAATCTATGATCTGAGCACCAGGGATGGGGGGGACCTTCAATCACTATCAACCGGAAAAGTGACCAATGGGAAGCCGGAGAACGTGGGCGAGTGATGGGACACTCGCTCCGGCCTCCGTTTCTCACTGCAGTACACCCAGTTCCCTTAAGAACGGCACCGGTTCTGTGAACGACCCGGCCGCTTACGTATGTGAAGGTCCTGCTCCGCTCAGAAGCGTGCTGAGGACAGAGAGGGCCGGCCTGGCCAGGGACAAAAGGACGGGCGAGGCAGATGGTGCTGGAGCGATCCGCTTTCGCGCTTTGTCTCTGAGCCTCCTGGGTCCGTAGCGGACGGTCCCGCTCACCTTGACACGGGCTTGCCGCCGCGCCCTCACCATGCCCACCGCGTTAAACCGTGCTGACATCCCGGTGGAGGATGGGGGACTCGCTCACCATGCAAGTGAGTGGTCAtcgcggcggggggggggggggcacaggcgcGGATGTGGGGTCCTAACACCACCGAGACAGcagcttggggggaggggagtaaGAGGGACACCGCGGAGGCTAATAATCTTAAATTATCCTAAATTACAGATTCATCTTTAATTATGAATTATGCATGGCTGTGTAATTAATCTAATGTTCTACTTCCTAATGGTCTAATTACGCAGCACTGCGTGGGACAGCCgtggccccacccccagcacACTGGGGGGGCTCACGGGCAATCGCATCACTTGCAGGAACCTCGCCGATGTCATGGACGCCACTCAGCCATGTGCTCGCTCGTTAAGCCCCTCATTACCTGAGAGCTTGATGAGCAGGTCGGAGGCAGACTTGGTGGTGATGTCTGTGCCGAACAGGGTGGTTAGGGGGGTGGGAGGGCCGGACTTAGGAGTGGCCTGGTCCTGGGGGGCACAGAGACTGAAGGGTGATGCCCCAGACACATGGCTCTCCTGGGGCTCCTCCTTGACCCGCACGTGGTCGCCGGGATCCCGAGGCGAGGGTCGCAGCGAGCTGTCTGCCGAGGTCGGGGAACCTCCTCTCTCCTTGCTCTCGCCGTCGCTGGATGCCTCCTGCTTGACCCGCAGCTCGGCACGCGGGAAGTGCTGATGACAGCGCATGTGCAGCTTCAAGCTGAAGTGGCGCGAGGAGGTGAAGGGGCACAGCGGGCACTGGAAGGTCTCGCCCCGGTCCTGGTGCTGGTGGACCTGCGGCGGAAGCAGCTGGTGAGCTCCCGCGGCCCTCGGCCCCCGCGACCCTCGGCCCCCGAACGCTGGGCCCCTACCTTCATATGGGACTTCAGATTGTCTTTGCGAGCGCAGCGGAAGGGGCACAGCGGGCACTGGTGGCTCTTGAGGCCCGTGTGGATCACCATGTGCCGCTTCCAGTAGCTCTTCCGCTTGATGACCAGGCCGCACACAGGGCACTGGAAGGGCTTGCCCCCGTCCTCAGGGGGCACTGGCGAGAGAGCAAAAAGACAGAGGTGTGAGAGGGGCACCCGATATCTTGATGAGCCCAGTGGGGCTTTGCAGGTCCTGGAAAATCCCAATAGCGTATACAGGGACTAGGCCACAGGGAGAGCTGAAACCTCATTGGCTGCCTGACTGCCCTCTCTAATGTCACATCTGAAACCTCATTGGCTGCCTGACTGCCCTCTCTTTTTTATGCCCATGATAAGATTGTCCCCTCTGTAAGAATTACTGCCCCCCCTTATGCACCCCCACCTTCAAAACTCCTAGAAACAGAAGCCTCTGCCTGGTCTGAAACCTGTGGTTTGCCAAAGTGGGGGCTCAGCCAGGGGCAGTTCGGGTGTGAGGCACCTCTCCCTGCAGGCAGACCACCACTCATTTATTGCagcaatgatgatgatgatgatattgctattaatattaatatgtaTAAATACAGCCTAAGTCTTATAGACACAATCACAAAGTCTTACAGACAAATTACAGGAATTTGCTGAGCATCAGATCTGCCTTAACCTACAATGTTCCGCCAGTCGCGGTCCTTATGCATCTCAGTGGGATGCCAGGGACATTAAGGTCAGGAAGGCGGTTCTGTCGGTCCGATTGGAGAACCTCAACAACCTGTACAGGACACCCAACACTGGAGAGCACGACTTGTCACTCTCATCGCTACAGAAGTCCAGCTACACAGTAGCTATAATATGCAAGTCATCTTCCATcttctatattatatatatttggaGCCCATTTCCTCCAGATCAGGTATGATCATCGCTTCACCAAATCTGCAAACGCCTGACCACACTGCCGTGCAGTGAGCCAATGATCCCTGTTGTGGGGGGCAGTGAAAGAACAGAGGAATCACTGTGAAGGATCCCCACTGAGCTACCAAGCCCTGAGACTGGGACCCctccagacccagtcagacgaGGGAGGGTCTCCCGGACTGCCAGAATAAATATTGGCGTGAGCTGGCAGCACGTGAGCCAGCGAGGTCTTCAGTGTGTCCACACTACGTCATGGCTTCCGGAAACTTCCGGCGTTCCGGTGATTGGGAATGAAATGATGAGCTCCCTCAAACGCTGAAACCTTCAGAGGGCTCACAAATTTACGACCTTGATCCTCAGAACAAGGATCTAAAATCAGTAGAAGCGTGCCACGTTCTCTAGCTCTTTGCCGTACGTCTATATTACCCACAATTCACTGCTGTGCGGCTCTACCGCCGTAAGAGCCCTGTGTGTGTCAGACTCTAAGAGCTTGTGTTTCTCTCCAGCAGTCTGTGGCCACTCTTGTGTGAAGAGTGATTCTATTTGCTCTGTAATGTTTGCGACACCAGGCATTTCGTACAAAGATTCAGTGTAGAAAGGGGAGGGGAATGGGGAGGGGAAAGGGGAGGGGAATGGGGAGGGGAATGGGGAGGGGAAAGGGGAGGGGAAAGGGGAGGGGAAAGGGGAGGGGAATGGGGAGGGgaatggggaggggaggggaatggggaggggaaaggggaggggaggggaatggggaggggaaaggggaggggaatggggaggggaggggaatggggaggggaggggaatgGGGAGGGGAAAGGGGAGGGGAATGGGGAGGGGAAAGGGGAGGGGAAAGGGGAGGGGAATGGGGAGGGGAATGGGGAGGGCTCTCACTAATGGAGCCCTGTCTGATACGGTACCTTCCTGACCGCTGGCATTCACCTTCCCCTTCGGGGGGGACGAGGGTGCATCGGCACTCCGCCTGACTGTAGGCAGCTTCTGGTTGCTGTCCGTCAGGGGCTCACCATCACCCAGAGGTTCCGCCGCTATCGCCTGATCCCGCTGGGAGCCCAGGAGGTTCTTAGCTGCCCGCACCGCCACCTCCTTTAGCAGTGCTGCTGATGGCGTCATGGAAACCAGCGAGAAGAAGGAGCAGTTGGCGGACAGCTGCCCCTGCTGGAGCCCCCGCTCGCTCACCTTCTTGGACAAGGCTGCCAGGGTGGAGCTGGCGGACTGGGAGTTAAACGGGCTGGGGAAGGTGTCAAAGCGTGCCGCTTCGTCTGCCCTGCCTCCGCCGATAACCCCGGAGGAGGAGGAcgacgaggaggaggatgaaACAGCCAAGGAAGCTCCGGCGCTTTTGTCCTGCCGTACGGCATTGGCCGCGGCCTTCAGCTTCTGGATGGCGGAATCCGGGGATAGGCTGCTGCCGCCAGGGGCAGAGCTGGCAGCAGGTAACCAGGCCTCCGCCCCGCCCACCCAGGCAAAGCTGTTGCCATTGGCACCGGCAAAAGGTTCGCAAAGCTCCCGCTTAACCGCGCTGACCGACGCCGTGGGGGTGGAGGAGGCGGAGCTCTTGGCGAGTTTGCGAGCCAGAGCGCTCAACTGCTGGGCGTGGCGGGAGGACGGGGACAGGGACGAGGCGTCCTGGGGCCTGTCCTCATCAGCCAGCCCACCCACCTCAGCCTCCAGGAGACGCCTCAGGTTGCTGCTCAGCGGCGCCCCCAGTGCATGGTCCCCGTAGAGTGAGGACACCACCGAGGACAGGGTGTCCTGGACCGTGAAGCTCCCCACGTGGAAGGAGTCAGAGTCCAGCCCCTGGAGGTCCAGAGACGCACGGGGCACAGGCGTGGGGCAGCCCACAGAGCTCTCCCCTGAGGTGTCCTGCTCCGGCGGGACCCCTTCAGGAGACGGCTGGATGTCATCCTGCACCCCAGCATAGGATGACTCAGAAGGCGTGTTGGAGGCGTGGCCAAACCAGCTCCCGCCTCCCACAGGCTCCGTCTCTCCATCCTCAGCTCGTTCCAGATCTGCGAATCAAGGACAGGAACGAGGTGAGCGATTAAACAAGTAAAAAATCAAAAAGTCATACATACTTATATGTCATTTATATATACTTATAACTCAACCACCGTTTAAAAGTTACCTTAAACACTAACAGTGTTACATGGTTCTTATCCTATGTATCACATGAGCAGTGCTCTGCCgcaaaattcatttttaataaatactGTCCAGtatgtgtttttattattattattattattattaatagctACGTTGGCAGAGATTTCTTTCCGACACTACACATTCACCTATTCGTGCTTCTGTTTTTATGAACCGAAATATCTGTTCAGAAAACAGCAGAATGCGTCCGACGCGTGTCCATCTCGGGAACACAGTCCTGCACGCGGGCGCCTGGAACATCACGCGCACTTCCCCGCGCCGCCCGACGCTCGCATTTGCATGCCGCGGCTTTTGGAGAACATTTCGCTCTCTGCGTTTCCTTTCAACCATATTTTTCTCAGGGTTTAAAGGAGTTTCGCAAAAGGGGTTACCATGGTGACGgccccttctgggaggcgagaCAGCAAAGATTAGGGTAATGGAGGTTACAAAGCgagattaatattcatgaggcaGAAGATACCACCAGGGAGCCAATGAAGATAGGGGAAGGGTCGGCGAGGGTCATTAATATACACTCCATGTATCAATATTCATAAGCAAAACAATCCTGCTTGCCAGACAAGGGCGGACAGAGGGGGGGAAATATTACCAATGGCCTATAAATATTAGCACACAGAGGCAGGGAGGCTGGTGCTGGGCACAGCTTTCACTTCCCACGAAGCTCGGTCGCAGATACGGAGTCCTGACGTGCGGCGACCGCGGCGAGACCAAGCGACGTGCGTGTGACGTCACCTTCTCAGCACGCTCCCGGATCCAGGCCCTGACATGGCCTCCTTCTGCGTCTCAATGGAGGAGAGAAGGCGGTTGCCGGGCAACAGGACCTGTGACCTGCGGGGATCACCGCGGTCAGCGTACACATGGCGGCAGGGTCAGCTCCGACCCAGGACAGCCATTACCGCCATCGTGCTCTGAGTGCCCACAGAAACAGAACCCGTCCACGCCCTCCACTGGGCCAGCAAGGGTGTCGCTCCTCGTCCCACAGTGGCACCTCAGCCCTGTGGTTCTGCTGACTCAGGCCCATCACTCGCCCTGTACGCAACACGCAGGATACAGCCTTGGGGGCAGAACCGTGTCCTCAGAACAGAGGCTGGACAGTTTCCGGCACCTGAGCCTCAGGATGGAATGACTGGC
The sequence above is a segment of the Brienomyrus brachyistius isolate T26 chromosome 12, BBRACH_0.4, whole genome shotgun sequence genome. Coding sequences within it:
- the LOC125704646 gene encoding zinc finger protein 827-like isoform X2; translated protein: MPRRKQEQPQRLAAHLERAEDGETEPVGGGSWFGHASNTPSESSYAGVQDDIQPSPEGVPPEQDTSGESSVGCPTPVPRASLDLQGLDSDSFHVGSFTVQDTLSSVVSSLYGDHALGAPLSSNLRRLLEAEVGGLADEDRPQDASSLSPSSRHAQQLSALARKLAKSSASSTPTASVSAVKRELCEPFAGANGNSFAWVGGAEAWLPAASSAPGGSSLSPDSAIQKLKAAANAVRQDKSAGASLAVSSSSSSSSSSGVIGGGRADEAARFDTFPSPFNSQSASSTLAALSKKVSERGLQQGQLSANCSFFSLVSMTPSAALLKEVAVRAAKNLLGSQRDQAIAAEPLGDGEPLTDSNQKLPTVRRSADAPSSPPKGKVNASGQEVPPEDGGKPFQCPVCGLVIKRKSYWKRHMVIHTGLKSHQCPLCPFRCARKDNLKSHMKVHQHQDRGETFQCPLCPFTSSRHFSLKLHMRCHQHFPRAELRVKQEASSDGESKERGGSPTSADSSLRPSPRDPGDHVRVKEEPQESHVSGASPFSLCAPQDQATPKSGPPTPLTTLFGTDITTKSASDLLIKLSAANQKEVQKSQFFVKQEEDEEEEEQWEEESSPRPALGQLGQPFCQADGGPQDQHMGVKVASEFLMKLSENKREPCNSHGAPVKAEPMDLDPPGLTPPASSCLLSSEEPLAGLPTSLLCPQKAIFSQDISVKMASELLYKLSEKVSKAKECRDGNIMGMARPYSKEPCRQSLYSSGSLPSDTGSSNRALQGWVKLTGEAGNGASLWRANEQLYPCPVCGKVFGRRQTLSRHLSQHIGERRYGCHLCPYVAKCRSNLKQHLAVHSGKLRGSNGPAPNASGGSPCRDSPYYYSCHVCGYEVELGVQFNSHMSLHGEQQRCMFSLCCRSCGFTCHEEANMRAHVHTEHAGCSSRSPLSETKSTSSSLSALSDSISGSESGDVAHCNDGLQGLLATPPSADSHSGSGTEEKTEKGFECVFCHFVCKTRAMQERHLEAHLLARGYECDICHQLTDSPEQLREHRKCHTLPTTRLKVCEALWGPEQMKSAI